The nucleotide window GCCGACCTACAAGGTGGTGGCCGATCTGGGCCTGCTGAACACCTATGGCGGCCTGACGCTGCCGCTGATCGCCTCGGCCACGGCCACCTTTTTGTTCCGTCAGTTCTTCCTCACGGTGCCCGACGAGCTGGTCGAGGCCGCGCGCATCGACGGCGCCGGGCCGATGCGCTTTTTCATCGACGTGCTGGTGCCGCTGTCGCGCACCTCGATCGCGGCCTTGTTCGTGATCCAGTTCATCTACGGCTGGAACCAGTACCTGTGGCCGCTGCTCATGACCACCAGCGAGGACATGTACCCGGTGGTCATCGGCATCAAGCGCATGCTGGCCGGCGGCGAGGCCGCGGTGGACTGGAACATCGTCATGGCCACGGCCATCATCGCCATGCTGCCGCCCACGCTGGTGGTGATGCTGATGCAAAAATGGTTCGTCAAGGGCCTGGTGGACACCGAGAAATAAGCATCAAATCCTGCTCCAG belongs to Melaminivora suipulveris and includes:
- the ugpE gene encoding sn-glycerol-3-phosphate ABC transporter permease UgpE gives rise to the protein MIDRNPWLTFFSHAVLILGVAVVAFPLYLALVASTHTAEAIVQSPMPLLPGSHMWENYQAALFGSGKLGSNTNVVRMMWVSFVVAMVITVGKIAISLLSAFAIVYFRFPFKMLTFWAIFLTLMLPVEVRILPTYKVVADLGLLNTYGGLTLPLIASATATFLFRQFFLTVPDELVEAARIDGAGPMRFFIDVLVPLSRTSIAALFVIQFIYGWNQYLWPLLMTTSEDMYPVVIGIKRMLAGGEAAVDWNIVMATAIIAMLPPTLVVMLMQKWFVKGLVDTEK